The Dermacentor silvarum isolate Dsil-2018 chromosome 3, BIME_Dsil_1.4, whole genome shotgun sequence region ATGTCGAGAAATTCAGCGTGTAAACAGACAACGACTTAGAGTAGACCACATAAAGGCGAGCCTGGGGGCGGTGTCATCGTGACGAAATGCAGGGCGGCGATATTGACGTCACGTCGGCGATCTTCCGTGTGCGTTTCGCTTTCATAGAGCCTTAGAATGTGAAATATTTGTTCGCGTACCTGTTGCAGGAGATCGTTTAATGAAAATTTCCTCACTGAGCTAGGTTATTTCCAAAACGGGCTCCAATCTGCTCCTTTATTTTAGTCGCCGAATATTATTAATTAAAATTTAATTAAGGTAATTTTGTTAATTACGTTTGAAACTGCGGGAATTACTCATTATGTAGAGGCTGTCAATCTCTAATGGTATCGATACACTCGAATGGTACCAATAACGTCACCATAACGTATATTGGTCTAAATTTAAAATTTTAGTGCAGTTAAAGAGAAATAAAGCTGGTATACCTCCACGGCAAAGATAAGACAACACTACACCCGATCGTGTGTTTAGCGGTAGACGAGCGTGCATAATCCATTACCTTGACTATACGTTTCATTTTTATACTCATTTGCACATATTCGCGAAGCGTCAGACCATGCATGCTGTTACCAAGCCAGCTCCCGGTCGCTATAGACCAGAATTTTTATCGCTTGTAGGCGGCAGCCATCTTTTGCCGGGGATGTCAGCAAGAGACGAATGAAAGGCTGCGATAGCTTGTTCTTGCCGCTTGCTTGTCTCTATAGGAATTCGCACGGCGTCAGCGGTCACGTCTTGAAACCCGTAGTCCCTGCGCGGGGCGCGCTGACAGACAGTGGCTCGGGTCGAGATAATCTGTGTGTGCTCTAAACGTGGGTGCGAGAGTAAAAcattatacatatatacacgtttttttttttcttatacgcAAATATATCTGCCGACGATAATTACCGTGGCCATGCAGCGCCTTCTCACCGTCAATGATTTCTCCCGCAGATTTTCAGCGCCAGATGTGGCGAAATCCGGAAAAGAAGAGATGCGAAAGCAAAAGATGACGCCTGCTGAAGCCGTCCTAGCCGGGTAAAGAAAACCCTTCAGTCGTGTTTCGgcgtttcatacttagcaggcagCACGGCGCAAGCTACGCAAGTATATAGCCGGCCAAATCTTTAACTGACTCGCACGAGCACCAAttttctgtgcgccagcaccttacgGTAGGAACAACCTAACAAATGACGATACGATATTCAGGAGCTTTGCGAGCATGAGTTAACCTTGACCGTTTCGCAAGTTCGTTCAATCGTAACGCACTGTAAAGCAGAAAAGAACAGCATTTAGATAAGCTAGTTAAAGATTTGGCCGGCTGTACATGGCAGTGCGGGCATACAAGTCGCACTTGCCGACATAAGGTTATACGTCAAACCACGCCTTAATTGTGCGCCCTCATCGCGTTATATAGAATCCGCAACAACACTCAAGAATGTCCGAGTACAGTAGGCGATACTTGATAACAGCGATAATGTGGtgaaaaagtgtcaatgacaaaacgCAAAATAATGTATACGCGCGTGACAGTCTCCGTATCATGTTACCAACAACCCCATTTTTCAGTGCCATCTTATTTCCGGAAGACGAAGAGCCATGGTACGAGCGCACGATCAGCCTTCCAAAGCAGTTCGAAGGTTTAACGCCGGTGCCACAAGCCGAGGTGTAAGTCGTGCCTCACCTGCTGTGAAAATATTCTAGCTTATAACCGCATTTACATGCAGTATGTCGCGTTGTTACAGCTTCCTTTTAGCGTGTCACCATTCCTGTAAGCGCGGAGATGATGTGCCAGAAAGACGTTTGAAGCGCCAGACAGGTGCATATAAAGAGGACCAAGTTGACCATGTATCGAATATGTTTAGCGCATCGCATCAAGGTAGTGCCACAAGAGCGAGGGAGCTGAGCTCGTTGTAGCGCTCTCCACTGCTCCAGCTCATTATCGATGTGTGCGCGTGCACACATCGATCGGCAAAATGGTAGACTGCAACATATGCAAcaaaacctgattagctcaagcaggcagGTGATGATTTGTCGCGGCCCCCTTTCGAAGGAGATGACACTAGAAGTCAtcatttgtttctctttttctttaattCGTCCCTGTAGTCGGCGCTAACGTTTACAACATCATAAGGACCACCAGTTCACCCTACAAGCTTCCGTTGGACATCAGGACGTATAAACCCCTTAAGCAAGCAATCGATCAATCACTGCTtctgacacccccccccccctcctctcacCTTCTCACAttaatagtgtttttttttttccttatttgttTTTTACTTGCAGGGACGAGCCATCAATATCGGCGGCTTCTTACGTGGCGTACGCTTTCTTCAGTGGCTTCCTCGTGCTGCTCGTACTCATCGCCATCATCGCCTACATAATCTCCTACATAGCAAGTGAGTGCCTATCGCACTTTCTCGTCAGGATCTTAAGCCTATGTTTAACTCGTAGTAGAATATGCGGCAACCATGCTTACCACAAGCACCTCTCGTTGAAACAAGCCTAGAAGTTCGAAGGTAGAAAAGTGTCTACAAGGTCCTAGGCGACGACTGCttccgttgaaaaaaaaaaagaagagaagcgGTTGAAgagaaaatgataactttgcttGCGGCAATGAGTTATGTGGAAGCAATGGCAGGATTGAAGTCGTAACCGTTTTTGTTAATGAGGGTAAAGCGCGAGTTGAGCAGCACTGCAAGTTGCACAGCGAAGGAGGATTGAGTAAAAGTTGCGCGCAACAACTTATCTCGCTTGGGCGAAGTTTATTACCCCTGAGTAAGTTTACCTACAAATAAATATTCTTCGCAACCGCGTGTTTCAATCAGCGCATGGCGTGGAGGCAGAAGTATACTTGATGTACCTGTTTGACCTACACCTGCGTAAACCAGGtgctgttttttttattattattatttcgcagAATTTATAAAAGTCGCCTGTGCCATACAACATAGATCTCCTTGAGCTAAtttctcgaagaggcggacatgcacaagaaatcaaaataaaTCATGgacaaattaacaaaatttcaccaaTCAAACCTTAACCAATTACTTTAGGGCATATATT contains the following coding sequences:
- the LOC119445047 gene encoding uncharacterized protein LOC119445047; its protein translation is MRKQKMTPAEAVLAGAILFPEDEEPWYERTISLPKQFEGLTPVPQAEVDEPSISAASYVAYAFFSGFLVLLVLIAIIAYIISYIATKTEEYVPLVLCYYDPTMSTKYSPPFIRSDLCLECCSHLVYDGLEVDARGNIIDRQQIQGPVPSERRIVMRGESRL